In a single window of the Thunnus thynnus chromosome 9, fThuThy2.1, whole genome shotgun sequence genome:
- the LOC137189445 gene encoding uncharacterized protein — MAVQGCQSRRVYSGSSHIVPQLPLAANHRRKQRCQLVGDIKTSSLKQRTMESVRGAFHAQLATVMDSLLAAAVCEIAKIFESSLCEQQAELAQKTQEISILRGRLEKVERRQRAKGGGSEEGEMSIGDREDSLRQKTLTGSGKDVSPHSDPAAGLSHSLSGLKEEGTGQDGDSIKHEHAGSRPTMESVAVQAPEGSLVAEHQRQIDPLAATQAKAKLSHWDQGSRSADHRPLQDQASTPFLSISQSGRCSPRPDPSLAQPGEWLPGLDATRGGVPGLENLQADGTSCSGPASSSTGTDTPCFRPGFGSDETSNEDEDSSFPFLDQEPENQSANQNSVQDQGVAQREAQQDQPQAPSGESPWRPRDDRGGRGPINHTRRVATFGNRDPLRPQSNSQSLTLRHANTLSHPPAPSGGNGRPYTCPYCTKCFTYPSHQRRHLLRHTGVRLHPCQFCDKSFLTPSELTVHTRTHTGERPFGCAQCGKRFARSGNLRAHQRDVHMGKRPFACTECGKRFAHRGNLRVHNHRVHQGDPYYMDDQQEPDIGPNPI, encoded by the exons ATGGCAGTTCAGGGATGCCAGAGCAGACGAGTGTACAGTGGTAGCAGCCACATCGTCCCTCAACTGCCTCTGGCGGCCAACCATCGAAGAAAACAGCGGTGTCAATTGGTAGGTGACATTAAAACATCGTCCCTGAAACAAAGGACGATGGAGTCTGTGAGGGGTGCTTTCCACGCTCAGCTGGCCACCGTCATGGACTCGCTGCTGGCAGCCGCCGTGTGCGAGATCGCCAAGATTTTTGAGAGCAGCCTGTGTGAGCAGCAGGCGGAGCTGGCGCAGAAAACGCAGGAGATCTCCATCCTCAGAGGCAGGCTGGAGAAAGTGGAGAGGAGGCAAAGGGCGAAGGGTGGAGGGAGCGAGGAAGGGGAGATGTCAataggagacagagaggacagcTTGAGGCAGAAGACCCTGACAGGATCAG GAAAGGATGTGTCTCCTCATTCAGACCCAGCAGCAGGGCTCAGTCACAGCCTCAGTGGGCTAAAAGAGGAGGGCACAGGCCAAGATGGAGATTCAATAAAACATGAG CATGCTGGATCACGACCTACTATGGAGTCTGTCGCAGTCCAAGCCCCAGAGGGAAGCCTTGTTGCTGAGCACCAGAGGCAGATAGATCCTCTGGCTGCCACACAAGCAAAGGCCAAAT TGTCTCACTGGGATCAAGGCAGTCGAAGTGCAGACCACCGACCCCTCCAGGATCAAGCTTCCactccttttctctccatctcccagAGCGGACGCTGCTCGCCAAGGCCTGACCCAAGCCTAGCTCAGCCTGGGGAGTGGTTACCGGGGTTAGACGCCACCAGAGGTGGGGTGCCCGGTCTAGAGAACTTGCAGGCAGATGGCACCAGCTGTTCTGGTccagccagcagcagcaccgGCACAGACACACCCTGCTTCCGACCTGGCTTTGGCTCTGACGAAACCAGCAACGAAGATGAGGATAGTTCTTTCCCTTTCCTGGACCAGGAGCCTGAGAACCAGAGCGCCAACCAGAACTCAGTGCAGGATCAGGGGGTGGCGCAAAGGGAGGCTCAACAGGATCAGCCACAGGCTCCATCTGGTGAGTCACCATGGAGACCCAGAGATGATAGGGGAGGGAGAGGCCCCATCAATCACACAAGGCGGGTTGCAACTTTTGGCAACAGAGACCCTCTCCGACCGCAGTCCAATTCACAGTCACTCACGCTACGACATGCAAACACTCTCAGCCACCCACCAGCTCCAAGCGGAGGGAACGGACGACCTTACACCTGCCCATACTGCACCAAGTGTTTCACCTACCCCTCCCATCAGCGCAGACACCTTTTACGCCACACAGGAGTCAGACTGCATCCCTGTCAGTTCTGTGACAAGAGCTTCCTCACTCCCTCTGAGCTTACTGTTCACACTCGCACGCACACAGGTGAGAGGCCTTTTGGCTGCGCACAGTGCGGTAAACGTTTTGCACGCAGCGGGAACTTGAGAGCCCACCAACGGGACGTTCACATGGGGAAGAGGCCCTTTGCTTGCACAGAGTGTGGGAAGAGGTTTGCCCACAGAGGGAACCTCAGGGTGCACAATCACAGAGTCCACCAAGGGGATCCCTACTACATGGATGATCAGCAGGAGCCAGACATAGGCCCTAATcccatttga
- the LOC137189446 gene encoding zinc finger protein 660-like isoform X2, whose product MTVTQERRRIKFKLLKHKESLRTPPDKRLMILRLILKVVNHDIESHQPTKAGRKSKRGSSLKESDKPTQDKISPTTTARRSLVRNDMKRLLREIKQEYSGSAVPTGQRRRGRNLTGKEQENVTKSKNEGRKNTATESVSKEKETVQNDGKMYTCKFCCKVFDTEFGLNVHIRSHKKCRACKKEFPFPSALINHKISCRKLKKSFAKESQSCDQEKLSTPGKKQETVRKESTPSSDSCSASSRRHKDQITSKETNGDLGWTKPLEEPEENGESLIASSKDTSGAANFNNVQKEHSSDKRKKWQTMGTRRPNGYSCLTCLKLVKSKGLLIEHYRIHTGEKPIKCEKCPKKFNSSAQLYKHRKRCRISLKKIPCRECGKIFPTPRELNRHVFDFHRDWPNICQDCGKGFLTEVRLKNHIQRFHK is encoded by the exons ATGACTGTCACACAAGAGCGGAGAAGGATCAAATTCAAGTTgttgaaacacaaagagagccTGAGAACGCCTCCAGACAAACGTCTCATGATCCTGAGGTTGATTTTGAAG gtgGTCAACCATGACATAGAGTCTCACCAGCCAACAAAGGCAGGCAGGAAATCCAAGAGAG GTTCCTCATTAAAGGAGAGCGACAAACCCACTCAGGACAAAATCTCACCAACAACAACCGCCAGACGATCACTAGTAAGAAATGACATGAAACGTTTGCTCCGAGAGATCAAACAGGAATATTCTGGCTCAGCAGTCCCCACAGGTCAAAGAAGAAGAGGGCGAAATTTAACAGGAAAAGAGCAAGAAAATGTTACAAAGAGCAAAAACgagggaagaaaaaacacagcaactgAGTCTGTGTCTAAAGAAAAAGAGACGGTgcaaaatgatggaaaaatgtaCACTTGTAAGTTTTGCTGTAAGGTGTTTGATACAGAGTTTGGCCTAAATGTACATATACGATCACACAAGAAATGCCGAGCATGCAAAAAAGAGTTCCCTTTTCCAAGCGCTCTCATTAATCATAAAATATCTTGCCGAAAACTCAAGAAATCGTTTGCAAAAGAATCTCAGTCATGTGACCAAGAAAAACTGTCCACACCGGGcaaaaaacaggaaactgttAGGAAGGAAAGCACACCTTCCTCTGACAGCTGCAGTGCGTCATCGAGAAGGCACAAAGATCAAATTACATCAAAAGAGACAAACGGAGACCTCGGATGGACCAAGCCTTTAGAGGAGCCTGAAGAAAACGGAGAGAGTTTGATTGCCTCCAGCAAAGACACAAGCGGAGCAGCTAACTTTAACAATGTTCAGAAAGAACACAGTtcagacaagaggaaaaaatggCAAACAATGGGCACACGGCGCCCCAATGGTTACAGCTGCTTAACGTGTCTGAAGCTTGTGAAAAGCAAAGGCTTGTTGATTGAACACTATCGCAtccacacaggagagaagccCATCAAATGTGAGAAGTGCCCTAAAAAATTTAATTCCAGTGCGCAGCtatacaaacacagaaaaagatgCCGTATTTCTCTGAAAAAGATCCCGTGTCGGGAATGTGGGAAGATATTCCCCACACCAAGGGAGTTAAATAGGCATGTGTTTGATTTTCACAGGGACTGGCCTAATATCTGCCAGGATTGTGGGAAAGGCTTCCTCACCGAGGTACGCCTCAAGAACCATATTCAACGTTTCCACAAGTAA
- the LOC137189446 gene encoding uncharacterized protein isoform X3: MTDYRTRDFRAQVAMDSVLRTAMIEIAKIFENTLHDHQMELAQKGEEILQLKMKLQKTELKLKESQNDCHTRAEKDQIQVVETQREPENASRQTSHDPEVDFEVPDDWCAPLGYENLTKQNDGVCPSVRLRRLSIPLWHVPIVKKEVVNHDIESHQPTKAGRKSKRGSSLKESDKPTQDKISPTTTARRSLGLA, translated from the exons ATGACAGACTATCGGACAAGAGATTTCAGGGCCCAGGTGGCCATGGACTCAGTCCTGAGGACAGCGATGATAGAGATAGCGAAGATCTTTGAGAACACGCTACACGACCATCAAATGGAGCTGGCACAGAAAGGAGAAGAGATACTTCAACTTAAAATGAAGTTACAGAAAACAGAGCTCAAGCTGAAAGAAAGTCAAAATGACTGTCACACAAGAGCGGAGAAGGATCAAATTCAAGTTgttgaaacacaaagagagccTGAGAACGCCTCCAGACAAACGTCTCATGATCCTGAGGTTGATTTTGAAG TACCTGACGACTGGTGTGCCCCTCTGGGCTACGAGAACTTGACCAAGCAAAACGATGGCGTGTGTCCCAGCGTAAGACTGCGACGGCTGTCCATCCCACTGTGGCACGTTCCGATCGTCAAGAAAGAG gtgGTCAACCATGACATAGAGTCTCACCAGCCAACAAAGGCAGGCAGGAAATCCAAGAGAG GTTCCTCATTAAAGGAGAGCGACAAACCCACTCAGGACAAAATCTCACCAACAACAACCGCCAGACGATCACTA GGACTGGCCTAA
- the LOC137189446 gene encoding zinc finger protein 660-like isoform X1: MTDYRTRDFRAQVAMDSVLRTAMIEIAKIFENTLHDHQMELAQKGEEILQLKMKLQKTELKLKESQNDCHTRAEKDQIQVVETQREPENASRQTSHDPEVDFEVPDDWCAPLGYENLTKQNDGVCPSVRLRRLSIPLWHVPIVKKEVVNHDIESHQPTKAGRKSKRGSSLKESDKPTQDKISPTTTARRSLVRNDMKRLLREIKQEYSGSAVPTGQRRRGRNLTGKEQENVTKSKNEGRKNTATESVSKEKETVQNDGKMYTCKFCCKVFDTEFGLNVHIRSHKKCRACKKEFPFPSALINHKISCRKLKKSFAKESQSCDQEKLSTPGKKQETVRKESTPSSDSCSASSRRHKDQITSKETNGDLGWTKPLEEPEENGESLIASSKDTSGAANFNNVQKEHSSDKRKKWQTMGTRRPNGYSCLTCLKLVKSKGLLIEHYRIHTGEKPIKCEKCPKKFNSSAQLYKHRKRCRISLKKIPCRECGKIFPTPRELNRHVFDFHRDWPNICQDCGKGFLTEVRLKNHIQRFHK, encoded by the exons ATGACAGACTATCGGACAAGAGATTTCAGGGCCCAGGTGGCCATGGACTCAGTCCTGAGGACAGCGATGATAGAGATAGCGAAGATCTTTGAGAACACGCTACACGACCATCAAATGGAGCTGGCACAGAAAGGAGAAGAGATACTTCAACTTAAAATGAAGTTACAGAAAACAGAGCTCAAGCTGAAAGAAAGTCAAAATGACTGTCACACAAGAGCGGAGAAGGATCAAATTCAAGTTgttgaaacacaaagagagccTGAGAACGCCTCCAGACAAACGTCTCATGATCCTGAGGTTGATTTTGAAG TACCTGACGACTGGTGTGCCCCTCTGGGCTACGAGAACTTGACCAAGCAAAACGATGGCGTGTGTCCCAGCGTAAGACTGCGACGGCTGTCCATCCCACTGTGGCACGTTCCGATCGTCAAGAAAGAG gtgGTCAACCATGACATAGAGTCTCACCAGCCAACAAAGGCAGGCAGGAAATCCAAGAGAG GTTCCTCATTAAAGGAGAGCGACAAACCCACTCAGGACAAAATCTCACCAACAACAACCGCCAGACGATCACTAGTAAGAAATGACATGAAACGTTTGCTCCGAGAGATCAAACAGGAATATTCTGGCTCAGCAGTCCCCACAGGTCAAAGAAGAAGAGGGCGAAATTTAACAGGAAAAGAGCAAGAAAATGTTACAAAGAGCAAAAACgagggaagaaaaaacacagcaactgAGTCTGTGTCTAAAGAAAAAGAGACGGTgcaaaatgatggaaaaatgtaCACTTGTAAGTTTTGCTGTAAGGTGTTTGATACAGAGTTTGGCCTAAATGTACATATACGATCACACAAGAAATGCCGAGCATGCAAAAAAGAGTTCCCTTTTCCAAGCGCTCTCATTAATCATAAAATATCTTGCCGAAAACTCAAGAAATCGTTTGCAAAAGAATCTCAGTCATGTGACCAAGAAAAACTGTCCACACCGGGcaaaaaacaggaaactgttAGGAAGGAAAGCACACCTTCCTCTGACAGCTGCAGTGCGTCATCGAGAAGGCACAAAGATCAAATTACATCAAAAGAGACAAACGGAGACCTCGGATGGACCAAGCCTTTAGAGGAGCCTGAAGAAAACGGAGAGAGTTTGATTGCCTCCAGCAAAGACACAAGCGGAGCAGCTAACTTTAACAATGTTCAGAAAGAACACAGTtcagacaagaggaaaaaatggCAAACAATGGGCACACGGCGCCCCAATGGTTACAGCTGCTTAACGTGTCTGAAGCTTGTGAAAAGCAAAGGCTTGTTGATTGAACACTATCGCAtccacacaggagagaagccCATCAAATGTGAGAAGTGCCCTAAAAAATTTAATTCCAGTGCGCAGCtatacaaacacagaaaaagatgCCGTATTTCTCTGAAAAAGATCCCGTGTCGGGAATGTGGGAAGATATTCCCCACACCAAGGGAGTTAAATAGGCATGTGTTTGATTTTCACAGGGACTGGCCTAATATCTGCCAGGATTGTGGGAAAGGCTTCCTCACCGAGGTACGCCTCAAGAACCATATTCAACGTTTCCACAAGTAA